The Poecilia reticulata strain Guanapo linkage group LG13, Guppy_female_1.0+MT, whole genome shotgun sequence genome has a segment encoding these proteins:
- the sfrp2l gene encoding secreted frizzled-related protein 2-like produces the protein MSVFLLSSLIMLFGVVYASDPADPVLLGPPTIGFSSSVRSVCKPIPSTLSLCQGIGYRRMWIPNLLGHDSLKEAQQQSAAWLPLISKLCHQDTKKFLCSLFAPVCLPELGGPVSPCRNLCEAVRDGCVPVMSAFGFPWPEMFNCSRFPSGTELCIPATGQLEERTEEEVRREEELKGSIICDACSLTAEGESDIQENFCHSPYALKMRLDSVSTVGGDRQLVPVARSRILRWAGGGAERAQEFGGAMTHRALWLQEGASCTCPGLDLAETSNKQEQNEEPVDKKKAKRGGRLENRPQDGWFLALAQAEEGRLILTRLVKWTREDKELKKFIRSLLKKPCPEL, from the exons atgtctgtttttctgctcagcTCTCTCATCATGCTCTTCGGTGTAGTTTATGCCTCCGACCCTGCGGATCCAGTTCTGCTCGGACCTCCAACCATCGGGTTCAGCTCTTCGGTCCGCTCGGTTTGTAAGCCTATCCCCAGCACACTGTCTCTGTGCCAAGGCATCGGCTACCGGCGTATGTGGATCCCCAACCTGCTCGGCCACGACTCCCTGAAAGAGGCCCAGCAGCAGTCGGCCGCCTGGCTGCCGCTCATCTCCAAGCTGTGCCACCAGGACACCAAGAAGTTCCTGTGCTCGCTGTTCGCCCCGGTGTGCCTGCCGGAGCTCGGCGGGCCCGTGAGCCCCTGCAGGAACCTGTGCGAGGCCGTGCGGGACGGCTGCGTGCCCGTAATGAGCGCCTTCGGGTTCCCCTGGCCCGAGATGTTTAATTGCTCTCGGTTCCCGAGCGGGACCGAGCTCTGTATCCCAGCAACCGGACAGCTGGAGGAGCGGACGGAAGAGGAGGTCAGGCGCGAGGAGGAGCTGAAAG GGAGTATCATCTGTGATGCCTGCTCTCTGACTGCTGAAGGAGAGTCTGACATCCAGGAAAACTTCTGTCACAGTCCATACG CTTTAAAGATGCGTCTGGACAGTGTCTCAACAGTAGGAGGCGACCGTCAGCTGGTGCCTGTGGCCCGCAGCCGCATCCTGAGGTGGGCAGGGGGAGGTGCAGAGAGGGCGCAGGAGTTTGGAGGCGCAATGACCCACAGGGCTCTGTGGCTGCAGGAAGGAGCCAGCTGTACTTGTCCTGGCTTAGACTTGGCAGAGACAAGCAACAAGCAAGAGCAAAATGAGGAGCcggttgacaaaaaaaaggcaaagagagGAGGAAGGCTGGAGAACAGACCCCAAGATGGATGGTTCCTGGCCCTAGCTCAGGCTGAAGAAGGAAGACTCATTTTGACTCGACTCGTTAAGTGGACCCGAGAGGACAAAGAGCTAAAGAAGTTCATCAGAAGTCTTCTGAAGAAGCCTTGTCCAGAGCTGTAA
- the lrrc51 gene encoding leucine-rich repeat-containing protein 51 isoform X1, with amino-acid sequence MDKTMCGAPVDLSFRSLSRLTGFDLHHSFSKYAWTETPRSSLRPLKKNSESKYLSRALRLSNNSIIDLCDLHQTVSYFLAEPSSLAWLDLSFNKLSHIDKVLCELHGLRVLYLHGNNISALSEVDRLGVLPHLHSVTLHGNPIETNKTYRNRVISALPQLKTMDFSAVTQQERVLAKLWHQSNSRCRSSRKSLH; translated from the exons ATGGATAAGACTATGTGTGGAGCTCCGGTGGATTTATCTTTCAGAAGTCTCAGCAGATTGACAGGTTTTGATCTTCATCATAGTTTCTCTAAAT acgCTTGGACAGAGACTCCTCGCAGCAGTCTccgacctttaaaaaaaaattcagaaagcAAATATCTTAGCCGCGCCCTCCGTCTCAGTAACAACAGCATCATTGACCTGTGTGACCTCCATCAGACAGTGAGCTATTTTCTGGCTGAACCCTCAAGTCTCGCCTGGCTGGACCTCTCCTTCAACAAACTCTCACATATAGACAAG GTTTTGTGCGAGTTGCATGGACTCCGTGTGTTATATCTTCATGGGAACAACATTTCTGCTCTGTCAGAGGTGGACAGGTTGGGTGTGCTCCCCCATCTTCACTCCGTCACTCTACATGGAAACCCGATAGAGACAAACAAGACTTACAG GAATCGTGTGATTTCCGCATTGCCACAGTTAAAGACGATGGACTTCAGTGCCGTGACCCAGCAGGAGCGAGTCCTGGCAAAGCTGTGGCATCAAAGCAACTCCCGctgcagaagcagcaggaaGAGCCTTCACTGA
- the lrrc51 gene encoding leucine-rich repeat-containing protein 51 isoform X2, protein MDKTMCGAPVDLSFRSLSRLTDAWTETPRSSLRPLKKNSESKYLSRALRLSNNSIIDLCDLHQTVSYFLAEPSSLAWLDLSFNKLSHIDKVLCELHGLRVLYLHGNNISALSEVDRLGVLPHLHSVTLHGNPIETNKTYRNRVISALPQLKTMDFSAVTQQERVLAKLWHQSNSRCRSSRKSLH, encoded by the exons ATGGATAAGACTATGTGTGGAGCTCCGGTGGATTTATCTTTCAGAAGTCTCAGCAGATTGACAG acgCTTGGACAGAGACTCCTCGCAGCAGTCTccgacctttaaaaaaaaattcagaaagcAAATATCTTAGCCGCGCCCTCCGTCTCAGTAACAACAGCATCATTGACCTGTGTGACCTCCATCAGACAGTGAGCTATTTTCTGGCTGAACCCTCAAGTCTCGCCTGGCTGGACCTCTCCTTCAACAAACTCTCACATATAGACAAG GTTTTGTGCGAGTTGCATGGACTCCGTGTGTTATATCTTCATGGGAACAACATTTCTGCTCTGTCAGAGGTGGACAGGTTGGGTGTGCTCCCCCATCTTCACTCCGTCACTCTACATGGAAACCCGATAGAGACAAACAAGACTTACAG GAATCGTGTGATTTCCGCATTGCCACAGTTAAAGACGATGGACTTCAGTGCCGTGACCCAGCAGGAGCGAGTCCTGGCAAAGCTGTGGCATCAAAGCAACTCCCGctgcagaagcagcaggaaGAGCCTTCACTGA
- the lamtor1 gene encoding ragulator complex protein LAMTOR1 isoform X1, with protein sequence MGCCYSGEDGNSREKHDETDPLIPHPNPVSKPPNGTEWPTPGVPSPPTDGQALLTSILTKTAQNIIDVSAADSVVMEQHEIMDKARQYSTKLAMLSTSLPQKKALTLPSLTSQPHQVLASDLVPYSDVQQVSKIAAYAYSAISQIKVDAKEELVVQFAIP encoded by the exons ATGGGTTGCTGTTACAGTGGCGAGGACGGCAACTCCAGAGAG AAGCATGATGAGACTGACCCACTGATCCCCCATCCGAACCCTGTGAGCAAACCCCCAAATGGGACAGAGTGGCCCACCCCCGGTGTCCCCTCTCCACCGACAGATGGACAAGCCCTCCTTACATCCATCTTGACAAAAACTGCGCA gaaCATAATTGACGTCTCAGCAGCTGACTCTGTTGTAATGGAGCAACATGAAATCATGGACAAAGCTAGACAGTACAG TACAAAACTGGCTATGTTGAGCACCAGCTTGCCTCAGAAGAAAGCCCTCACTCTTCCCTCCCTAACTAGCCAGCCCCACCAAGTACTTGCAAGTGACCTGGTGCCATACTCAGATGTTCAGCAG GTATCCAAGATAGCGGCTTACGCTTACAGTGCAATCTCTCAAATCAAAGTGGATGCTAAAGAGGAACTGGTCGTCCAGTTTGCCATTCCTTGA
- the lamtor1 gene encoding ragulator complex protein LAMTOR1 isoform X2 translates to MGCCYSGEDGNSREHDETDPLIPHPNPVSKPPNGTEWPTPGVPSPPTDGQALLTSILTKTAQNIIDVSAADSVVMEQHEIMDKARQYSTKLAMLSTSLPQKKALTLPSLTSQPHQVLASDLVPYSDVQQVSKIAAYAYSAISQIKVDAKEELVVQFAIP, encoded by the exons ATGGGTTGCTGTTACAGTGGCGAGGACGGCAACTCCAGAGAG CATGATGAGACTGACCCACTGATCCCCCATCCGAACCCTGTGAGCAAACCCCCAAATGGGACAGAGTGGCCCACCCCCGGTGTCCCCTCTCCACCGACAGATGGACAAGCCCTCCTTACATCCATCTTGACAAAAACTGCGCA gaaCATAATTGACGTCTCAGCAGCTGACTCTGTTGTAATGGAGCAACATGAAATCATGGACAAAGCTAGACAGTACAG TACAAAACTGGCTATGTTGAGCACCAGCTTGCCTCAGAAGAAAGCCCTCACTCTTCCCTCCCTAACTAGCCAGCCCCACCAAGTACTTGCAAGTGACCTGGTGCCATACTCAGATGTTCAGCAG GTATCCAAGATAGCGGCTTACGCTTACAGTGCAATCTCTCAAATCAAAGTGGATGCTAAAGAGGAACTGGTCGTCCAGTTTGCCATTCCTTGA